CCAGGGTTCTTTCCAGTGGCTGCTTCGGCAGCTTTCAGTAGACAAATGTAATTTATGACCACTTCATCGATCTTCCCTACAATTTCCTGCCGCTGTGTTTCTGAGTTCACGACTTTAACTAATCGCATGCAAGCTTCTGTTAGGCAACAGAGCACTTGAAAGCTGGAAGTCATAGCTAGGAGCATCTCCTCCGGGCTTTTCTCAGCCATCGCCATTTTCCTACAGGCACTTCCCAACTGTCTGGACTCAATGGATAACAGTTGCTTGTACTGAGAAAGTGTAAGGTCGTATGCTTCAGGGCGTgactcctctctcttctcctttgttGCCCTGACGAGACAGAGCAGCTCATTGGCATCATTTTGGGCTGCAAGGAACCCATCAGGCATTGCATATGTGCTCTCCTTTAGGGCATTTATTCTTGCAATCCGGGCATCAAAAGCCAGGTTGCTGAAGTCCAAGTCATCTGGGCCTCGCAGGTCTTCTGCCCAGACCTTCAGCACTGACCCTCTGGATAGCTCCCCTCCTTGCTTCTGAATCGCCACAGCCAGACATGGGCTGCTTGGTTCTGGCGTGGCTTGAGTCATCTGTGGTCTATAAAGGCAAGCGACCTGGACGGtggcctctcccctctcctcctcttcctcaccatCTTCATCCTGCCCTCGGTTCAGGAAGCAATAGCTGAAGGGTCCCCGGCATCTCCAATTGCTGCCCTCTAGCTTCCGCAAAGGTAATGTCCTATACAGCTTTGAGTCTTTATGAGCCACTGGGGACCTTTTGTGAAACCTCCCCTCAGAGCTCAAGTGCATCGAGCTTTGGGAAAAACTTTTGGTGAGCTTCCTCCCCAGGGGGAGTTCTGCTCGCCTTTCAGAACTGGCCTCCTGTGCTTCTGTGATGCCTGGACACTTTAAGCTGACTGCACCCTTGGTTCTCTCTCGGAAGGTCTCCAAATCGACAGATCCGGAGAGGACACTGCTGCTATGTCTCAGAGCCTTCTGGCTGGGGGGTGTCCTGAGGCTTCCCCCTCTCAGATCCGGTGGCCGCCAGCTCACAGCCTCTCCGTATGCCTGATTTGCTTGGGAGAAATCATTAGGGTCTTGATTTGGAATTGGCACCTTTGATTCCGAGTGAATGTTTGATGGTAGCAGGATGGGATCAGCTTCAGGATGTTGAGACCAAGCTGAAGGCATGCCTCCTCGTCTCTCCTTCCCAGGCTCTGTCAAAGCTACACTAGGGGTagtagaaaaacagagagaatcaTTAAGCATCTCCTGGGAGGCCATTTTTACTACATCTCTACATGATGTCTGTCATTTCTCAAGGATGTAGTCTGGAAGGGCTGCTGTATGCTAAGGTCACCCTGCTTTCCAAAGGCTGCATCTTGATATCTCATaacaaatttccattttaatgaatATCAAGAAAATACTGGAATCTGTTATTTCTGGAACTGCTGATTCATTTGAAATTGTCTAGAAATCCCAAACATTTTCAGGGATTTCATGAATTGCCTTGCTACCAATATCTATCTATCAAGCTTAGACACAGAAAATAACTATGTATAGATTATTCAAATATATTGAAGATACTAAGTTTCATTTCAAGGGAATTAAGTTAAAGCTGgcatcagtttctttctttcttttctttttcttactttctttctttttctttctttcctttctttcttttaaagaagtGGCCTAATTTAattaatgcaaattaaataaGTGAATCTTTTTAAGAGGACAGCATGAGGTTTGCCTGGTACAGTCTGAAGTTGAGACCTTGGGCCAGTtgctcaacatttttttttgtttgtttgtttaagaaaaGCTGTCATGTGAAGCAAATAATCCCCATCTCACAGAATATTTGTGAGAAGCAAGAGGTAACTCAGGTGAAAGTTCTTTATGAATCATGAAAGATTAAACAGTGTGACTTAGTTAGTTTAGAGGTAAATATGCAGTTGGGTGATGAGTTAGGTAATATTCACAGATAACTTTTCCAAGGCAGGTAAAGCCAGTGGTGGGTTTTGAGAAAgcagaaaatcttaaaagaacaGGAATAGAAAATGACCAATATAAGATCTCACTAACTTCTATTGACCTGTATGAAAAAGACACTATTGATGACataatttgaaatatgaaaatatgaggGAGTATCTGCTTTTGCCATATAATGACCAGCCAAGTGGATCAGTGAGGGGAATGCATACCATTGAGTGGTGGAGTAGTGAAGGTGGGATACAGAAGGTGGATGTGTTCTTGTTTCTATGTGTGTTTACACTTTattattttggggaaaataaagcAGCTCATCAGACATAACCTCAAAATCTTCCTGACACTGGGGTATGCCAGAGTAGGGAGGAATCAGTAAGATTGCTGAAAGGCAAATAATCTCTCCAAACCCCTCCAATCTCCCTGATACCCTGCTCTCTTATTCTTCTTTGTCCCTCAATAATGAAATGGCAGAATTAGAAATCAGATGTCTTGGGAAGAAAATCAAACTGTTATGTGACTCTAAGCAATACTATCATATAACTAAAAGTCACACTGGGCATTGCTAAACATCTGCATTTagaatttaggaaaaaaacatattGCTCCATCAAATTCTGAAAGCAAACACAGAGCAAGATTATAAAGAGCAAATGCCATTTTCACCTTTGTAATctttagtatttattaaatactagGGGATCAATGATTGGTACTTTACTGTTCTGTGGCCTTTTAAATTCTACCTTTTACTTTTCTTCCAGACTTTACGTTTGTAAGTTTGTTGTAAATATGGTTTACATGCTCCTGGCATGTTATACAAAGTGCTAAATCCATCATTGCTGTACCTGTGGTTTCCTTAATCTTGGGGAGCCGATGGCATCCATCTCTCAATGTGCCAAACAGGGGTTCAGTGTTAATGGCTGTGTGCAGAGCAGGCACTGTCATTCGTGGACACATCCCTTCTGTCTGTGGGTGCAGTTCCTTAAAGGTGGCTCCGTGGTTGGGAAGCCCAGGGGCTCTCTCCTCTGAAGGAATGTAATTCACGCCTTTCCCAGAAGCGTCAGGAATCAAGTGCTTCCCTAGGGAGGGGCAGAGCGGCGACTCCACGGGTGTGGCGCAGGCACTGCCGCTGCTGCCCGTGCCACAGCCTGCATCCACTGAAGAGCCTTGGGAGCTCTGCAGAGAAAAATGGCCCTCGCTTTGCAGCGATGACATCCGCTTGGCCAAGTGGTAGTCACAAAGGCGGGCCACACTCTCATCAGCCTCAGGAAGCTTGGAAGGATGGTCGCAGGTGGACGAGTCAGCGTCCTCTGGGTTATCTAAGTCTTTGGCTGAAGATGCACAGGTCACGTCAGTTAAGAAGTGGTCCCCTTGACCAAGTCCTGAGCCATCACTGGTTTCTCCATCAGGagctccttcttccttcccttcggCCTCCCTTGCCCCAAGACCAGAAGCTCTTGGAAAGGTTTTCCCCGTTGCTGCTTCTAATCCACTTTTTTCAGCCATCCCGCTTTCAGTGGTCACATACCATCTTTGGCTGTCCTTGCGAAAGGCAGTTCTCTCCAGGTTAAAAGTGCTCAGGTGTTGACTGTCCCGTGAAGACACAGTACCAAATTTACCACTGGCGTCCTCCTCCATCTCTGCCGTTTTGGTCCCCTGCTGTTTTTTTCCTATTGTGTTCCCATTAGGGGGTGCCTTCCCCTCACCATCGGCCAGCTTGCTTTTCCTTTTGCTAGTGCAGGAGTATGCCACCGACCCCATGTGCAGTTTGCTGAAATAGTCAGTGACCGACTTAGTCTCCATGGTTTCAGGCTCCATCTCCATGTGGTCTGAGTGAAGTAACTGCTTGGAAGGCACAACTTTGGGCGGGAGGTCAGTTGCTGGCCTAGCAGCCAGGGTGTGCGAGGACTTTGGAGGCAAGCCCCCAGTGGGGGTCTTGGAGGCCGGGAACTCAGTCTGCTCTTCTGCAAGGGGGTGGTAGCCTTCGTGAGTGGCCAAGAACATGCGGGAGAGGTTTTCTGACTGTTTTTGTGCTGTGGCCAGTTCAGAACTCTCAGTCATTTCAGAAGAGTTAGTTTCATTGCCCGAGTCTGACGAAGACTCAGGACTATAAGCCCGCAAGATGGCTACACCTGCATGCCGTAAAAAACAAGAACTGATTAATGGATGCATCAGAGGCACTTGGAGACATGTAAGAAAATGGGACCCATTattactaaaacaaaataccaaGTTTTTCCCTTTTCAGTAAGGACTCTGAGTTTATTGCAGTTTTTCCAGaaacgggggtgggggtgggggagatgtgccttatgtttttaaaaaagtaacaacaaaggaaatcacatacacacaaaaaaacctatGATGGCAGTTTCAGCACATTTATGAAATGGGGCATTTGTGAAATGGAGAACACCACGTAACAGAACTCCAAGGGCAAATGGCTTGGAaggatggaatgatatggttatCAGTGAATGAATGTAACAATTGTGAAAGAACCTGAATTGTCACTGGTCTGCTGTTCTTCTGACACGGATAGAGTCTCTAGAGCTCCCAGCGTGGAGACAACGGCATTATCCAGTCCCTTCTCACACTTGCCTTCGGCGCTGGTGGGCACAGCGTCAATGAGGGACACGGGGATCTCATCATTTTGCAGGCTGCCGCCTTTCTCCTTGTCCTCGGGGAAGGAAGCTGCCTGGCTCTGAGAGTCCTCTTCATCTGAACTGTCTCTAAAGCCAGGTGGGGGGGCGGCAATGGCCATGTTCAAGGAACGCAACAGGAAGTCATCCTCATTGTCATCACCTTCTGGAGGGGGCAGGGATGTGAGGTCAATGATGTCATCGCTTGACCCAGACAGGTTGAGGATGGCCGGCTGGTTCATCTCCCCCACCACGAGGTCTTCCTCACAGCTCACCTCGTCCTCATCCTCTGCGTCATCAGTGTTTTCTGCATAACAGATGTCATGCAAGAGGGGCTCCTCGATCCCCTCTGCAGCCTGGAAGCTCTTCACATCGCCTATGTTTGCATAAACAGAATTTTCCACAAACTGGATGCCCTCTGCCTCTGGAGTGAGATCCAGGCCCTTCATGTCACTGGCACTGCCGATGTAGAGATTTCTCTGCTTCTCCAGCATTTCAGGACTCTCATCTAGTAGTGTTTCATAGCCGAGGGTTGGGGGACTAATACCATCATCCAAGGCGAAGTCTCCAAAAATAAAGGACACTTTAGCTCCTCTCGGAGATTCCTGTGCTTTCTTCAGAGTTTCTGGTCCTGAGAGGGTCAATAGGGACCGCTGAGCGAGACTTCTATAGTCTGCCTCACAGGGGGCCTCCCCGGGCTGGCTCAGCTGCTGGTTAAGTCCATCTGAACTATAGGTGTTGTCTATGTACAAGTGCCGGTGCTCTTTTGGACATATGGTGCTGTCTGTGATCTCCACCGTCTTCTGCTTTGAATCTATGTATGTTATCTGGGCTTCTTGTTCCCCTTCGCCAATAAAGGTGGTCATTTGGGGTATACAGTTCCAATCTGGGCCAAGGAGGTTATGCTTCCCCTTGTTTTCAGTTCCTAAAGAGAAAGAATCATGCAAAGACACATTACTGTACTGTCTGGTTttgggtggggcaggggtgggggggggcTCGTCTCTGTTTTTTAACTTAATGGCTTGTAGCATCACTTGTGTAAATACAGTTTTTCAACTACCCAAATATAGTACTTGTTGATTTAGGCTTCAGGTGTAAGAATTCCTTGGGTTAGGAGAACCAACCTTAACAAAATTGATACTGCATAAATTGTAATTGCTATGTGATAAAATGTAATACCATCCGGGGGTAGGGAAGTATAGCTTAATTCCAACTGACCCTTGGTTCTATTATTAAAAGGCTTCATTCATATCTACAAATGTAAATATACAACATGCCTTTTACCCTTAAAGGTGAGATTTCAATAGGCCATTATTCCAGAAcattaattgttctttttttgtaaGGTGAGATCTAATATTCCCTACTTCGTGAAGGAAGATACTGAATGTTTTCCTCATTGAGTTCAGAGATAGTCAAGGATTGTCAGAGTTTTGCCATatgggaaattaaaataaatattgtaatgATAGTACAAAACTTCTATCTTCAGTCTTTTGATATCCTAGTAGatgttaaaatattcatgtaTAAATGTCAGCAtgcatgcctgtgtgtatgtgtgtgtgtgtataaaatgcaTAAGGTGGAGTGGTCACAGGTAAGGTACTTTTCTCTGTAATTTCTAAGCATAATTAATATTTAgattaatttcaatttttgtttgtatcaTGGGAACTCATGAAAATTTGTTTCATGTTCCTCATGGATTAAAATTACAAAACCCCAATTTAAATACTATTAGTTTGTTTGCTCTTCAAGCATCTTTCAATCTGGAATTTTGATGTGGAGATTTGTTCTGATATTTAACAAGACAGAGAACTGGGTCATTCTGTTGATATTGCCTTATAGATTCCAGAGGCaacattttgagaaaattttaGGGCCATACTATTCTCCCATCCATTCCCTCAGATTGTCCCCAGCACAAGTTTGGATAACTGACATCATATGTGCAAGACATATGGGAAAAAAATGCAGTTTTAACAAAGAGGTTTTTGCTCCCGGCAAATCATGCAATGGACTTAATGCTGAACAGTGCTCATggtcatttttaataaattcatatattttcatgAACAATAAGAGATATAATTTTGAAGACGTTGAATTTTACACTAGCCATATTTGCATCTTACCTTACAATAAATAAACCTTGTGGGGGGTCAGCATTATTTTATTAACAACAACAATTTAGATTATGACTGGGTGTGCACGTCgggggcagtgtgtgtgtgagtgtggattGTTGCAGGAGGAAGAGTAGTTCAGCAAAGTTGCATTGTAATGCAGGTTTAGgacttggcaaatattttctgtaaagggaggcccagatagtaaatattttggttttgtggGCCAACCATTCAATTGAGCAACTACTCAATTTAGCTGTTTTAATATGAAAGGAGCCATAGATGCTACATAAACAAATGGGTATATGAGTTGAATGGTGGcccccaaaagatatgtccactctgtgaatgtgaccttatttggaaaaaagtgTCTTGCAACGTCAAGGATCTTCAGATGCGATTATCCTTAATTATCTGCATGGGCCCTAAATTCAATGGCAGAGAGAGATTTGGGCCACACAGAGAAGAGGGGAAGGCCACGTGAAGACAGCAGCAGAGACTGGAGTTAAGCAGCCACAAGGAATGCTGGCCACCAGAAACAGGAGGAGGTAAAGAGAAATCCTCCCCTAAAGCCTTTGAagggagcatggccctgtcaACATCCTGGTTTTGAACTtgtggcctccaaaactgtgggagaataaatttatgttgtttaaagcTCCCAAGTTTGTAAGAATTTGTTCTAGCAGCCTTAGGAAAGTAAAACAATGTGTGTGGTtgagttccaataaaactttatttgcaagaACATGATTTGGCCCATTGACCACAGTTTTGCCAACTCTGGTTTAGATGAACAAGAAAACTGAATAGGTCATCAGGCTCAAAGCAAGTTGATGGATACTTACTAAGACCCTCCTAAAGCCCAGAGATGCATACATATCTGGGGCCAGGGATTTTGAAAGTGCTTGAAGCCTAATTTTCAAGATAGAGAAGAAGAAATGGGGGCTGTTTCTTATTAGAGATCTTGACTAAGATCTGGGATCAATTTGAGGTGAGAATAAAATATGTGCTCAATCTGGCTTCCTTCCAGAAGGGTCTACTGATTTGGCTTCCTGGAATAATTTTGGAGACATGGAAGAATGTGGGTTGGGAGCTGGGGTCTATTCTGTGGCCCAGTCTCCTACAGTGGAAGGAGAGAATGGACTAGGGAAGAACTGGCCTGATGGAACTTCCACTCCGTATTTCTTGGCTGTCAGATCTTTTGGGAGTTTCTGAAGAGAAGAGAGTACTTTCAGCACTcgctggctctctctctctctctctccccccccccccccgccctcTATCTTTGAGAGTGGGGATAGGTATTTGAAACTGGGAGAAATGATGGTGAGGCTGAAGTTCCATTCTTTCCCCACAGTAAGAATACTTTTTGTAACTCTGTTTTTGCCTCTTTAAGTTCTGTTAAAACTTAGGTTGTGGGTCACTATGAATTGGACAGAGTGGAGACCCTTATTACTGTAATCATGTTTAGAATAGTAGGTTTGGTTTTCTTCATACACCTCTACAATCTTTATAGTCTATGAGGAAAGGATTTATTTTCCAGATAaactttaacatttgaaaataaaatttgaaaacaaaacgaaacaaaactgGTTTTCCAATGGGAAACAATTGTGTCAAATTGCTGAACAGctctttggaatttcttttcttttctcctttttatttttttttgttttttagacacaggatcttgctttgtcatccaggctgggggctggagtgcaatagtgtgctTGGCTCACTaaagccttgacctcttgggcttgcgtgatcctccctcctcaatgtcccaagtagctgggaccacaggtgtatgccaccacacctggctaatttttaaatttttttcatagacatagtgtctcactttgttgctcaggctggtctcaagctcctgggttcaagtgatccatccgccttcaactccccaagtgctgagactataggcatgagccaccgagcccagccttcTGTGGAATTTTGAAGGTCAGCATTAAATTGCTCTAAATCTCCTAGCTCAGTGAAAACATGTGGTCATAAAAATGTTTACTGCCAAACCCAGTGCACGTCTATCAcctcctttttgttctttctttttctgtatttatttttaaacatttgtgtcTCTCAGGAGCTTTCTTTGCCACAtgttctgtctttctctcctttctgtgtTTCtattactttcttatttatttattatttatttatttatttttgagacagggttttgctctgtcacctaggccagagtgtagtggcgagtcatagctcacagcagcattgacctcctaggctcaaggtatcctcccacctcagcctcccatgtagctaggactacaggcacatgccaccacacctggctcatttttatattttttgtagagatgaggtctccctttgttgcccagtctggtctcaaactcctgtgctcaagtgatcctcctgcctcagcctcccaaagtactgggattacaggcgtgaaccactgcacccggcctctatcTCTGTCATTCTCGGTTctttctgcctctggttttttctctttttttcccactgCAAATTATTAATAGAAATGCTGAGCATCATTTTAGATGATGTACCTAGATTATTTTTCTAACCCTTGCAAGCTAGTtttttaaccccattttacaaatgaagaaactcaagcttagagaaatttaaaaaaatcagacacCTCAAGATGTGACTGGAttaaatttcagatttatttgACTTGAAAGTCCAAGTGTTGCCTTCTATCATACTTTATCCATCGCTTCCTGTTTCTAGCTTCCCTTTTTCTATGACTGAGCTGCTTCCACTCACCTGGCCATCATAGTAAACTGTGTGTgagtctgtatgtgtgtgtaaatgtgtccACATATTGcaatatatttatggaataaagtTTGATGATTCTGCTCAATTTAACAGTGAGAgaacttctttccctttttttctccccTCATCTTCTCTGAGAAATGCCAGGGACCGTGGCcggggggagggagaaaaaaagagaaacaacagtAAAATTTGTTTGTAAGAATTCccctttcttttaaaagaaacccCAATTATGGAACCtctgattataatttttttttaacaggtcaGTGACTGTGCCTAGAATGGTGGCATCTGTCCATCAGTGACATTTACTAAGCATCCACTGTAGATGGAGTAAAATGCTTAAGTAACTGAAGAAAAAATGTCCTAAAACCAACGAAAACCACCTACTGTCAAAGGATAATCAATTTAACATTTGCAGCCTTCCCTGTCCTCACTGTGGGGATCTTTTTTGCTGTCAAGTAGGTGAACTGAATTATTTGATGTCTTTGCCATCTCGGTGCTCCTATTATGGATCCAAGGTGGCTGCCATGgtggaaaaattttcttctaGTGTCCCCAGGTCCAAGTGCTAGGCAATAACCATGTTTTCCTGTTTGTAAAATTCCCAGAATCCTGGGCATAACTCTGACTACAGGGAGGAGTCCTCCCAGACCCTTGGGCCTAGGACACCTTCAGGAGAGACCAGCCCTAAAGCAGGGGCTCACAACTCATGTTCGGGCATTCCATCATTAGTCCTCTGGCCCTGACCTCTGTAAAAGTAAGGCCATGAAAACCCAACCATAGAGACTTTCATGATAATAAAATCAAGGTTGGAGCAAGCACCCTGACACTTCTGAGTGATGTGTCAAATGTGGTGAGAaatcagcatttttctttttaacaattaGCCCACATCAGAGGTATCTGAAGGCTTTTTGCATTGAATTTGGACATTAGATTTTTTTGTGGGtacaattttaactttaattttaatttttatttatttgtttattttgagacagagtctggctctgtcacccagactggagtgcagtggtgcaatctcagctcactgcaacctccgcctcccgggttcaaccgattctcctgcctcagcctcctgagtagctggaattacaggcacatgccactatgcccagctaatttttgtattttttagtagagacggtgtttcaccatgttggtcaggctggtcttgaaagcctgacctcgtgatccgccttggcctcccaaagtgccgggattacaggcgtgagccaccgcgtccggtcttaacttttcagaaaacattctttttattgttgttaggTGGGGTGTTTGCAGGGAGGTCAGTGCTTCATGAGTTCAGGAAGAGAATACCTGTTTCCTGGGTCGCTGTGTTTTTCTTGTTGGCCATGTTAAATATCGACCTCCTGGAATCAACAAGCAGTCGGTAGTATCCAGCCGTTAAGCAGGCCAGGTTCATGGCATCTGAGGATTCCATCAGAAGTGTGATGGGCTACACAAAAGAACACTTTGGTTAAAGCCATCCATTCTTAATAACATCCCTGGAGTGTCAACGGCTGCATTTATGCTTATGGAAAAAGGAGTTATTGAACAAACATTTCATGGGAGAAACCCAAGGCAGGAGAAAAAGCCAAGGATAACACAAAGTGCCTTACTGAAAAACATTCAGGATACACCCTCTAAAAAGCCTGGACATTTTGAATCTCTTCCAAGTCATATatatgtctatctatctatctgtctgcctgcctatctatctatctatctatctatctatctatctatctatcatctatatttgagacaggatctcactctgtcactgaggctggagtgcagtggcgcaaactcggctcactgcaacctctaccgcctgggtttaagcaattcttaatgcctcagcctcctgaatagctgggatcacaggcatacgccaccgcgccaggttaatttttgtatttttagtagagacggggcttcaccatgttggccaggctggtctccaactcctgatcttaaatgatctgcccacctcaacctcccaaactgctgggattgctggtgtgagccaccacaactggccccCAAGTcatgttgaaatgaaagaaaaatgagattgttttcttcccaaatagttaacatttttaacatttaaaaacaattaaacatGTTAAACTGGTAAATTAACATTAACTAGTTAAGTTACCCATTACCTCAGTTACCAGCAGTGAACTCACAATCTGAAAATTACAGGAAGATTAAGTTTTGGGTTCACGGTGTAAATTAGTGTTAAAGAGAGGTAAAATTTAAGTGGAAATTACTGCTAAGACTGAATGAAAAGTGCCAGAGATCCAGTAAAAAGTTGCTTCTAGAAGAAATAGTAAATTTACAGAAGCATAAAACAGATGGGAGTTGAGAAAAGGCCTTACTAAAACTCTCTTGAAACAATGAGGTTATTATACAATTGGACATGGATTTGGGGcttataggggaaaaaaaaaagtgttggatgAAGCAATTTTTCTCATTGAGTTAGGAAGGGTGTGTTcttgttgaaaaagaaaaggtgagagagagagaaataaggaaacaagaaaaagcagATACGAAGAGAGGC
This genomic stretch from Chlorocebus sabaeus isolate Y175 chromosome X, mChlSab1.0.hap1, whole genome shotgun sequence harbors:
- the FRMPD4 gene encoding FERM and PDZ domain-containing protein 4 isoform X4: MDVFSFVKIAKLSSHRTKSSGWPPPSGPWGLNQVPPYGWEMTANRDGRDYFINHMTQAIPFDDPRLESCQIIPPAPRKVEMRRDPVLGFGFVAGSEKPVVVRSVTPGGPSEGKLIPGDQIVMINDEPVSAAPRERVIDLVRSCKESILLTVIQPYPSPKSAFISAAKKARLKSNPVKVRFSEEVIINGQVSETVKDNSLLFMPNVLKVYLENGQTKSFRFDCSTSIKDVILTLQEKLSIKGIEHFSLMLEQRTEGAGTKLLLLHEQETLTQVTQRPSSHKMRCLFRISFVPKDPIDLLRRDPVAFEYLYVQSCNDVVQERFGPELKYDIALRLAALQMYIATVTTKQTQKISLKYIEKEWGLETFLPSAVLQSMKEKNIKKALSHLVKANQNLVPPGKKLSALQAKVHYLKFLSDLRLYGGRVFKATLVQAEKRSEVTLLVGPRYGISHVINTKTNLVALLADFSHVNRIEMFSEEESLVRVELHVLDVKPITLLMESSDAMNLACLTAGYYRLLVDSRRSIFNMANKKNTATQETGTENKGKHNLLGPDWNCIPQMTTFIGEGEQEAQITYIDSKQKTVEITDSTICPKEHRHLYIDNTYSSDGLNQQLSQPGEAPCEADYRSLAQRSLLTLSGPETLKKAQESPRGAKVSFIFGDFALDDGISPPTLGYETLLDESPEMLEKQRNLYIGSASDMKGLDLTPEAEGIQFVENSVYANIGDVKSFQAAEGIEEPLLHDICYAENTDDAEDEDEVSCEEDLVVGEMNQPAILNLSGSSDDIIDLTSLPPPEGDDNEDDFLLRSLNMAIAAPPPGFRDSSDEEDSQSQAASFPEDKEKGGSLQNDEIPVSLIDAVPTSAEGKCEKGLDNAVVSTLGALETLSVSEEQQTSDNSGVAILRAYSPESSSDSGNETNSSEMTESSELATAQKQSENLSRMFLATHEGYHPLAEEQTEFPASKTPTGGLPPKSSHTLAARPATDLPPKVVPSKQLLHSDHMEMEPETMETKSVTDYFSKLHMGSVAYSCTSKRKSKLADGEGKAPPNGNTIGKKQQGTKTAEMEEDASGKFGTVSSRDSQHLSTFNLERTAFRKDSQRWYVTTESGMAEKSGLEAATGKTFPRASGLGAREAEGKEEGAPDGETSDGSGLGQGDHFLTDVTCASSAKDLDNPEDADSSTCDHPSKLPEADESVARLCDYHLAKRMSSLQSEGHFSLQSSQGSSVDAGCGTGSSGSACATPVESPLCPSLGKHLIPDASGKGVNYIPSEERAPGLPNHGATFKELHPQTEGMCPRMTVPALHTAINTEPLFGTLRDGCHRLPKIKETTV
- the FRMPD4 gene encoding FERM and PDZ domain-containing protein 4 isoform X6; the protein is MRSHSCHRTKSSGWPPPSGPWGLNQVPPYGWEMTANRDGRDYFINHMTQAIPFDDPRLESCQIIPPAPRKVEMRRDPVLGFGFVAGSEKPVVVRSVTPGGPSEGKLIPGDQIVMINDEPVSAAPRERVIDLVRSCKESILLTVIQPYPSPKSAFISAAKKARLKSNPVKVRFSEEVIINGQVSETVKDNSLLFMPNVLKVYLENGQTKSFRFDCSTSIKDVILTLQEKLSIKGIEHFSLMLEQRTEGAGTKLLLLHEQETLTQVTQRPSSHKMRCLFRISFVPKDPIDLLRRDPVAFEYLYVQSCNDVVQERFGPELKYDIALRLAALQMYIATVTTKQTQKISLKYIEKEWGLETFLPSAVLQSMKEKNIKKALSHLVKANQNLVPPGKKLSALQAKVHYLKFLSDLRLYGGRVFKATLVQAEKRSEVTLLVGPRYGISHVINTKTNLVALLADFSHVNRIEMFSEEESLVRVELHVLDVKPITLLMESSDAMNLACLTAGYYRLLVDSRRSIFNMANKKNTATQETGTENKGKHNLLGPDWNCIPQMTTFIGEGEQEAQITYIDSKQKTVEITDSTICPKEHRHLYIDNTYSSDGLNQQLSQPGEAPCEADYRSLAQRSLLTLSGPETLKKAQESPRGAKVSFIFGDFALDDGISPPTLGYETLLDESPEMLEKQRNLYIGSASDMKGLDLTPEAEGIQFVENSVYANIGDVKSFQAAEGIEEPLLHDICYAENTDDAEDEDEVSCEEDLVVGEMNQPAILNLSGSSDDIIDLTSLPPPEGDDNEDDFLLRSLNMAIAAPPPGFRDSSDEEDSQSQAASFPEDKEKGGSLQNDEIPVSLIDAVPTSAEGKCEKGLDNAVVSTLGALETLSVSEEQQTSDNSGVAILRAYSPESSSDSGNETNSSEMTESSELATAQKQSENLSRMFLATHEGYHPLAEEQTEFPASKTPTGGLPPKSSHTLAARPATDLPPKVVPSKQLLHSDHMEMEPETMETKSVTDYFSKLHMGSVAYSCTSKRKSKLADGEGKAPPNGNTIGKKQQGTKTAEMEEDASGKFGTVSSRDSQHLSTFNLERTAFRKDSQRWYVTTESGMAEKSGLEAATGKTFPRASGLGAREAEGKEEGAPDGETSDGSGLGQGDHFLTDVTCASSAKDLDNPEDADSSTCDHPSKLPEADESVARLCDYHLAKRMSSLQSEGHFSLQSSQGSSVDAGCGTGSSGSACATPVESPLCPSLGKHLIPDASGKGVNYIPSEERAPGLPNHGATFKELHPQTEGMCPRMTVPALHTAINTEPLFGTLRDGCHRLPKIKETTV